From Microcystis aeruginosa NIES-2549, a single genomic window includes:
- a CDS encoding TVP38/TMEM64 family protein, whose translation MSKTKSSVIILTVICIIATAIGVYLLGGIDSQQLQIWLKQMGIMAPILYIILYTIGTILILPSTPLNLSGGAIFGVVMGTVWTTIAALVAAIVAFAFTRTIGREYTAKKFQGKWQAIDAEMQQGGLFYMFAIRLLPIIPYGIVNFVAGLTSIRFRDYFIGTLLGTVPGILPFVMMGAGLKSLGKGDILPLMVAFTLIALLVGVGTWYRRRRQFPFQ comes from the coding sequence ATGTCTAAAACTAAAAGTAGTGTTATTATCCTAACCGTAATTTGTATTATCGCCACGGCGATCGGAGTTTATCTGCTCGGTGGTATCGACTCCCAACAATTACAGATCTGGTTAAAACAAATGGGAATTATGGCCCCCATTTTGTATATTATTCTCTATACGATCGGGACAATTTTAATCCTGCCTTCTACCCCCTTAAACCTCAGTGGTGGGGCGATCTTTGGGGTAGTTATGGGAACAGTTTGGACAACGATCGCCGCTTTGGTGGCCGCTATAGTTGCCTTTGCTTTTACCCGTACTATCGGCCGGGAATATACCGCCAAAAAATTTCAGGGAAAATGGCAAGCGATCGATGCAGAAATGCAGCAAGGCGGCCTATTTTATATGTTTGCTATCCGTCTATTACCGATTATTCCCTACGGTATCGTTAACTTTGTTGCGGGATTAACTTCTATCCGTTTTCGCGATTATTTCATCGGTACTTTATTAGGCACTGTCCCCGGAATTTTACCCTTTGTTATGATGGGTGCGGGCTTGAAATCTTTAGGAAAAGGCGATATATTGCCCCTGATGGTGGCTTTTACCCTTATTGCTCTGTTAGTAGGTGTGGGAACTTGGTATCGTCGTCGTCGGCAATTTCCCTTTCAGTGA
- a CDS encoding NUDIX hydrolase, producing the protein MGRVWHFIKSVMGIIFRHPVTGVTIIPRLADGRIVLIRRRDTGKWALPGGMVDWGEDIFNTAQRELKEETGLNLVSLGRLVGVYSSFERDPRIHSISVLIEVTAAGNFQIKDTLEVSEVRAFSVETLPLGNLSHDNDRQLEDYLRGATVVA; encoded by the coding sequence ATGGGTCGTGTTTGGCATTTTATTAAAAGTGTGATGGGAATTATCTTTCGTCATCCTGTAACTGGGGTGACAATAATTCCCCGGCTTGCTGACGGTAGAATTGTTTTAATCAGACGCAGAGACACCGGCAAATGGGCCCTACCGGGGGGAATGGTCGATTGGGGGGAAGATATTTTTAATACTGCTCAAAGGGAATTAAAAGAGGAAACAGGATTAAATTTAGTCAGTTTAGGGCGTTTAGTCGGGGTTTATTCCTCTTTTGAGCGTGATCCGCGCATTCACTCCATTTCGGTGTTAATTGAAGTGACGGCCGCAGGGAATTTTCAGATCAAAGATACATTAGAAGTTAGCGAGGTGAGAGCTTTTAGCGTCGAAACTTTACCTCTAGGCAATCTCAGTCACGACAATGATCGCCAACTAGAAGATTATCTCAGGGGTGCCACTGTAGTGGCTTGA
- a CDS encoding DnaJ C-terminal domain-containing protein produces the protein MPAADYKDYYAVLGVGKTASAEEIKKAFRKLAVKYHPDRNPNNKSAEERFKEISEAYEVLSDSEKRQKYDQFGQYWQQAGRSNWPGGNPGVDFGSDGFDFSQYSTFDDFINELLGRMGRPGGTRPRSHSYGTPGGGFSDFSNFNDFAGSRTPPQSVTSGISTAKLRLSFGEALRGVQKRVNLAGEMIDIKIPPGTKTGNRLRVRGKGLIDPLSKQRGDLFLDVELEPHPFFTFEGDNLTCEVPITPDEAVLGTAIEVPTPDGLVTVKVPAGIRSGQSLRLRGKGWIDNKGQRGDQLVKIVIDTPKELTAIERELYEKIKSQRSTDPRRHLRQVQI, from the coding sequence ATGCCTGCCGCAGATTATAAAGATTATTATGCCGTTCTGGGAGTAGGTAAAACTGCCAGCGCCGAAGAAATTAAAAAAGCTTTTCGCAAATTAGCCGTCAAATATCACCCCGATCGCAATCCTAACAATAAAAGTGCCGAAGAACGTTTTAAAGAAATTAGCGAAGCTTACGAAGTCCTCTCCGATAGCGAAAAACGCCAAAAATACGATCAATTTGGACAATATTGGCAACAGGCCGGGCGATCAAATTGGCCGGGTGGTAATCCGGGGGTTGACTTCGGTTCGGACGGTTTTGACTTTAGCCAGTACAGCACCTTTGATGATTTTATCAACGAACTACTCGGTCGCATGGGTCGCCCCGGCGGTACTCGCCCCCGTTCCCATTCCTACGGGACTCCGGGGGGAGGATTTAGCGATTTTAGCAATTTTAACGACTTTGCCGGCTCTCGTACTCCACCGCAATCCGTCACTTCTGGCATCTCCACCGCTAAACTGCGTCTGAGTTTTGGGGAAGCTTTACGAGGAGTACAAAAACGGGTTAATTTAGCCGGAGAAATGATCGATATCAAAATCCCCCCAGGAACCAAAACCGGTAATCGTCTCCGGGTACGGGGTAAAGGACTAATCGATCCCTTGAGTAAACAACGGGGAGATCTATTTCTCGATGTGGAATTAGAACCCCATCCTTTCTTTACTTTTGAAGGCGATAATTTAACCTGTGAAGTCCCGATTACCCCCGATGAGGCGGTTTTAGGCACAGCGATCGAAGTTCCTACCCCCGATGGCCTGGTGACGGTAAAAGTTCCCGCCGGTATTCGTTCCGGCCAATCCCTGCGCTTACGCGGCAAAGGTTGGATCGATAATAAAGGACAACGCGGCGATCAATTAGTCAAAATTGTCATCGATACTCCCAAAGAATTAACGGCGATCGAACGGGAATTATACGAGAAAATTAAATCTCAGCGTAGCACCGATCCCCGTCGTCATCTCAGACAGGTACAAATTTAG